Proteins encoded within one genomic window of Camelina sativa cultivar DH55 chromosome 19, Cs, whole genome shotgun sequence:
- the LOC104764249 gene encoding uncharacterized protein LOC104764249 — protein sequence MIEMEAVEKKRSRGGFLNLFDWSGKSRKKLFSSSSNSELVFEASKQEKQNARNPSNSWPSPIEKDDIGKNSTYNPRSDLSCSTSSATSDDGLGSRAPSVVARLMGLESLPVHNALESQSNFASDPYSLRSSRKASTWDAYENLGYVNLRSDYDGISWDHLDSRMNTECNRPIDRFQTETLPPRSAKPIPVTHNRLLSPIRSPGFVQSRNPAYVMEAASRMIDPSPRKVAKTRFSSSDSSSSLPMRIRDLREKLEASQKGPSAQISNGARNNKNFRGNHDEKRTTSSLKGQETNKLLGESRFGGLKGKVKPPSVSAPAHAKTNAIHKRDSSTPSSGNRDQKKKMDTRNRIVRNGFKESSASTGKTVVKPNSLKQNQFAETSVSKQRGTKVMNKVANKVLVESGTTTKKLRFTETSAEKNTASSLSSKKNLPRNKKLPNGVQEPGNNSDKRIKKGEKLIKCNITVDGKLKKTGDDDRKDMDVISFTFSSPIKGLSSNSRSSAKKSDQDAESALSFNKIDGDSLNFLLEKKLRELTSKIESSCSSLTQEEESSGSITKDWVNGTISLPSDDLDNGLSESESDSDCSSVYNDKIFQAEEDQEVGDSFSTAKTLRISSSKSFSNSSIENHNGIEETEPSAESVALSEAEEGQDWELKYITEIIASGQLMIKEVSLGMATDILPLSLFEEIESKRDVRGKIERKTLFDFMNQCLTLKCEQMYMGSCRGLLWKEDIFLERGGILLAEEVKKEVEGLKKKREMIMDELVDNDMSNCEGKWLDYKRETYEEGAEFEEEIVSDLVDDLVSELLFCY from the exons ATGATAGAAATGGAGGCTGTTGAGAAGAAACGATCTAGAGGAGGTTTTCTAAATCTGTTTGATTGGTCTGGTAAATCCCGGAAGAAGCTCTTCTCCTCTAGCAGCAACTCTGAACTCGTCTTCG AAGCATCAAagcaagagaaacaaaatgcTCGAAACCCCTCAAACTCCTGGCCCTCTCCG ATTGAAAAGGATGATATTGGAAAGAATTCAACTTACAATCCGAGAAGTGACTTGAGTTGCTCTACATCCTCTGCCACTAGTGATGATGGACTAGGGTCTCGAGCTCCAAGTGTGGTCGCGAGGCTCATGGGTTTAGAGTCTCTACCTGTACACAATGCCTTGGAGTCCCAGTCTAATTTCGCTTCTGATCCATATTCTCTCAGATCCTCACGCAAGGCAAGCACATGGGATGCATACGAGAATTTGGGTTATGTAAATCTCCGCAGTGACTATGATGGTATTTCTTGGGACCATTTGGATTCAAGAATGAATACAGAGTGTAACCGGCCTATTGACCGCTTTCAAACCGAAACGTTGCCTCCAAGGTCGGCTAAGCCAATCCCTGTCACTCACAATAGGCTCTTGTCTCCTATCCGGAGTCCTGGTTTTGTTCAGTCCAGGAACCCTGCTTATGTAATGGAAGCAGCTTCAAGAATGATTGATCCAAGTCCTCGTAAAGTTGCTAAGACGCGATTTTCATCATCTGATTCTTCGTCATCACTCCCAATGAGGATcagagatttgagagagaaactAGAAGCTTCACAGAAAGGACCAAGCGCTCAAATCTCTAATGGTGCCCGCAATAATAAGAACTTCAGAGGAAACCACGACGAAAAGAGAACTACATCATCACTCAAGGGACAAGAGACAAATAAGTTATTGGGAGAAAGCAGGTTTGGTGGTTTGAAGGGTAAAGTGAAGCCTCCTTCTGTATCTGCACCTGCACACGCAAAGACCAATGCTATTCACAAGCGAGACAGTTCAACGCCCTCAAGTGGCAACAGagaccaaaagaagaagatggacaCTAGGAACCGCATAGTAAGAAATGGTTTCAAAGAATCGTCTGCTAGCACTGGGAAAACTGTGGTTAAGCCAAATAGCctgaaacaaaaccaatttgCTGAGACGTCTGTTTCAAAACAGAGAGGCACCAAAGTGATGAACAAAGTTGCAAACAAGGTTTTGGTGGAAAGCGGAACTACAACTAAGAAGCTTCGTTTTACTGAAACATCAGCGGAAAAGAACACTGCTTCATCTTTGTCCAGCAAAAAGAATCTTCCTCGAAACAAAAAACTGCCAAATGGGGTGCAAGAACCTGGAAACAACAGTGATAAACGGATCAAAAAGGGTGAAAAGTTGATAAAATGTAACATCACCGTCGATGGCAAGTTGAAGAAGACAGGGGACGACGATCGAAAGGACATGGATGTGATTTCATTTACTTTCTCATCTCCTATCAAAGGTTTATCATCCAATTCACGATCCTCCGCTAAAAAGTCTGATCAAGATGCAGAATCAGCACTCAGTTTCAATAAGATCGATGGTGATTCTCTAAATTTTCTGTTGGAGAAAAAGCTCAGAGAGCTAACCTCTAAGATTGAGTCATCTTGTAGTAGTCTTACCCAAGAAGAAGAGTCGTCTGGTTCCATTACAAAGGATTGGGTGAATGGGACGATATCATTGCCGTCGGATGATCTGGATAATGGTTTATCAGAGAGCGAATCTGATTCTGATTGTAGTTCAGTCTACAATGATAAAATATTCCAG GCGGAAGAAGATCAGGAAGTTGGTGATAGCTTCAGCACAGCCAAAACTCTCCGAATCTCTAGCAGCAAGAGTTTCTCAAATTCAAGCATTGAAAATCACAATGGAATCGAAGAAACCGAACCCTCAGCAGAATCCGTTGCTTTATCAGAAGCAGAAGAAGGTCAAGACTGGGAGCTCAAGTACATTACCGAGATCATAGCCTCTGGCCAACTGATGATTAAAGAGGTGTCATTGGGGATGGCTACTGATATATTACCTCTGAGCCTTTTTGAGGAAATCGAAAGTAAGAGAGATGTGCGAGGCAAGATTGAGAGAAAAACACTGTTTGACTTTATGAATCAGTGCTTAACACTCAAATGCGAGCAGATGTACATGGGAAGCTGCAGAGGATTGTTGTGGAAAGAAGACATATTCCTTGAAAGGGGAGGGATATTATTGgcagaagaagtgaagaaagaGGTTGagggattgaagaagaagagagagatgataatGGATGAGCTAGTTGACAATGACATGAGTAATTGTGAAGGGAAATGGCTAGATTACAAGAGAGAGACTTACGAAGAAGGAGCTGAGTTTGAAGAAGAGATTGTGTCCGATTTAGTTGATGACTTAGTTAGTGAACTTCTCTTCTGTTACTGA